The DNA region TTCAGGTATGTGTGGAAGGCAGATTATATCTGGAGTTCATGTTTGATGATATGATGCGCATAAAAACGTGGCACTTCAGCATCAGACAGCACCGTGAAGTTGTACCGCGCAGCATACTGGCCATGCATGTgagtttactgtaaatattcttTATTATCATCTAAACAAGGAagtggtgttttttgtttatgtggTGCTGGTTTATTCTGACGATGGTACATGGAATGTTGTGCGTGGGTGGTATgggttgttttcttttctttctttttaaataaaccatTTTGCTCTGTAATATCACTCAGTGCCAAATCAAGCAAAATCTCTGCTGGATGTAGCAGGAAAATAATTGCACCCAAGTTTTAAAGATATGTAAACTTTACAGGCACAGGACCCTCAGATGCTTGACCAGCTTTCCAAAAACATCACACGATGTGGGTTATCCAATTCAACGCTAAACTACCTCCGAGTAAGTATAACaagtacccttgagggtacttATTTAATAGCCTAAAATGTTTTTTCcccattataaaataatatataaactgATGAGACATAAAGtattatgttttctttttagcTTTGTGTAATACTGGAGCCCATGCAGGAGCTGATGTCCAGGCACAAGACATATAGCCTCAGTCCCAGAGACTGcttaaaaacctgtttatttcagaaatggCAAAGGATGGTTGCCCCACCAGGTAAAGAGCTTGAGAATACCTCTCCATTCACCTGTCATTTTTGGTGGCTTTTAGTTATAATCGTTGCTCCTTTTTAAATCAATGTGGGGTTTTTTCCCCCCATCAATCTAGCTGAGCCAGCACGACAAGCACCTAACAAGCGGCGGAAAAGAAAGATGTCCGGTGGCAGTACTGTCAGTTCTGGTGGGGgcaccaacaacaacagcaacagcaaGAAGAAAAGTCCAGCTAGCAGCTTTGCGCTCTCCAGCCAGGTACCTGTAAGCATCTCATTTTGATTTCCCTTTAACTTAGGTTATGGGCAACACCTGGGTGGTGGGCATGAGAGCTTTGCATGAAGAAACAAGAGATGGAAAGAGTTCAAAGAAAGACAGACCCAACATAGACAAGTGGACATGATCCATTGCTGGGCAGTCCCTGGTCCTTCAGGGCAACAGGTCTGTGGGTTTTCTATGCCTTTGTCAATCAGTCAAAGCCTGTTTTGTGTAGGTTGATTTTGAGCTCCAGAAACAGCCAATGATGGAGACCCGAGGTGGAATTGAACCCATGCAGCACTTAAGGATCAGGGATGCCCACCGCTGATCTTTTCTCAAAAGACAGGTCTACAGTTTGAGGAAATAAAGGCCACAGTAGAATATGCTTCTTAAAGATTAAACTTGACGCTGGATTGCAAGCTTTTAAACTAGTTGCCATTCCTGGAGCTTTAAAGTGCTCTGCGGCTGCTCAATTGTGCTGGCTTACTTGATTAAAATGGGCGATTTACATGGCTTTAGCTGTGAAGTCTTGGTGCCCTCTGAAGTTGCTGGGGGATGGAAGGTGCAGGCTCCTCCACCACTCGAACACCCCCGTGTTGCGGGGATAATGTTTGCGCCCCTTCCTGTCCCCTGCAGGATGTGATGGTGGTGGGTGAGCCCACTCTGATGGGAGGGGAGTTCGGGGACGAGGATGAGCGACTGATCACACGGCTCGAGAACACGCAGTTTGATGCAGCCAATGGCATCGATGACGAGGACAGTTTCACCAACTCTCCAGCCCTGGGCAACAACAGCCCCTGGAACAACAAAGCTCCCTCCAGCCAGGAGAGCAAGAGCGACAACCCCACCTCACAGTCAGCCCAGTAGACTACAGCACTCACTGTAGGAGGGCTAGGGAAAAGGCATGCAGTTGATAGAGCAGTGTGATTatacacatttttctttttttctttttcttttttcttttttttaatttatttttttaatcagaatgG from Hoplias malabaricus isolate fHopMal1 chromosome 8, fHopMal1.hap1, whole genome shotgun sequence includes:
- the ldb1a gene encoding LIM domain-binding protein 1-A isoform X2, with protein sequence MSVGGCACPGCSSKSFKLYSPKEPPNGSAFPPFHPGTMLDRDVGPTPMYPPSYMEPGIGRHTPYGNQTDYRIFELNKRLQNWTEQDCDNLWWDAFTTEFFEDDAMLTITFCLEDGPKRYTIGRTLIPRYFRSIFEGGATELFYVLKHPKESFHSNFVSLDCDQCTMVTQNGKPMFTQVCVEGRLYLEFMFDDMMRIKTWHFSIRQHREVVPRSILAMHAQDPQMLDQLSKNITRCGLSNSTLNYLRLCVILEPMQELMSRHKTYSLSPRDCLKTCLFQKWQRMVAPPAEPARQAPNKRRKRKMSGGSTVSSGGGTNNNSNSKKKSPASSFALSSQDVMVVGEPTLMGGEFGDEDERLITRLENTQFDAANGIDDEDSFTNSPALGNNSPWNNKAPSSQESKSDNPTSQSAQ
- the ldb1a gene encoding LIM domain-binding protein 1-A isoform X1, which gives rise to MSVGGCACPGCSSKSFKLYSPKEPPNGSAFPPFHPGTMLDRDVGPTPMYPPSYMEPGIGRHTPYGNQTDYRIFELNKRLQNWTEQDCDNLWWDAFTTEFFEDDAMLTITFCLEDGPKRYTIGRTLIPRYFRSIFEGGATELFYVLKHPKESFHSNFVSLDCDQCTMVTQNGKPMFTQVCVEGRLYLEFMFDDMMRIKTWHFSIRQHREVVPRSILAMHAQDPQMLDQLSKNITRCGLSNSTLNYLRLCVILEPMQELMSRHKTYSLSPRDCLKTCLFQKWQRMVAPPAEPARQAPNKRRKRKMSGGSTVSSGGGTNNNSNSKKKSPASSFALSSQVPDVMVVGEPTLMGGEFGDEDERLITRLENTQFDAANGIDDEDSFTNSPALGNNSPWNNKAPSSQESKSDNPTSQSAQ